The genomic region GTGTAGCCAAGGGACAGGGGCATTCCAGTCAAAAGCCACATCCACCTCGCAAAAAAACCATTGTGCTGCAAAGGATTTTCCCGCTGCAGCTTAGAGAGATAGACTGAATCAAATTACATAAAATTCCATTAAGATCAAAAAAGGGCGACTGTTTGCCGCCCTTTTCGACTAAAACGGCTTATGCCGCTTGAACATTGATGCCCTTGGTATTGAACATCTCCAGCAGTTCACCCGACTCGAACATCTCGCGGATAATATCGCAACCGCCGATAAATTCGCCCTTCACGTAAAGCTGCGGAATCGTCGGCCAGTTGGTGTAATCTTTAATGCCCTGGCGAATGCCGGGGTCATCCAGAACATTGATACCCTTGAACGGCACGTTCAGATGATTGAGCACCTGGACGACGGCGGCGGAAAAGCCGCACATCGGAAACACCGGGGTGCCCTTCATGAACAGCACCACATCGGTGCCGGTCACTTCCTGATGAATGCGGTCCCGAACGGTAGCGTCAGTCATAGCGATATCCTTTCAGCGGAAAGCGGGTCAGGCGTCCGGGGTGGCGGTTTGCAGGGCGAGCGCATGCAGCTCGCCCCCCATTTTGCCGCGCAGGGCCGCATAGACCATTTGGTGTTGCTGCACGCGACTCTTGCCCCGGAATTCGGCGGAGACGATATGCGCGGCATAATGATCGCCGTCGCCGCGCAGATCCTGAATGCTGACCTGAGCATCGGGCAGGGCTTCGCGGATCATCGCTTCGATGGTGGCGGCATCCATTGCCATTAGGGCGTCTCCTTAATCGTTCGCCGGTTCGTCAGCGTAGAGATTGTCATCTTCCTCGTCGCTGCCAACCCCATTTTCCATATAATCGGGCAGCCAGCTTTCATGAATGACCATCAGATCTTCAAGGTCGATGGCATCGTCGCCGTTGACGATGATCCCGGCGCCGCCGGTCATCCCCAATTCGGTCAACACCATGCCCGCCGCAGCCGCCTGCTTGCGCACGGCATCGGGCTTATTCGTGGTGAAGATATAGCGCGCCTGATCCTCGCCGAAAGCGATGGCATGGGCCGGGCCGGTATCGGGCAGGTCGATTTCCGCCCCGATGTCGCCCGCCAGCGCCATTTCCGTCACCGCGACCAACAAACCGCCGTCCGACACATCGTGACAGGCGGTTACCAGCCCTTCGGCGATCAGCGAGCGGACGAAATCGCCATTGCGCTTTTCAAGCGCCAGATCGACCGGCGGCGGCGCGCCTTCTTCGGCCCCGCAGAGTTCGCGGAGATAGAGTGAAGCGCCAAGCCAGCCCTTGGTCTCCCCGACCATGAAGATGGCTTCATCTTCAGCCTTAAAGGCGATGCTGACGGAGGTTTCGGCGTCTTCGAGCAGCCCGACGCCGCCGATCACTGGGGTCGGCAGAATGCCCTGGCCATTGGTTTCATTGTAGAGCGAGACATTGCCCGAGATGATCGGGTACTCGAGCGCCCGGCACGCGGCCCCCATCCCCTCAAGACAGCCGACGAGCTGGCCCATGATTTCCGGGCGCTCGGGGTTGCCGAAGTTAAGGTTATTGGTCACGGCGAGCGGCATGGCGCCGACGGCCGTTAGATTGCGCCAGCTTTCGACCACGGCCTGCATGCCGCCGCGTTGCGGATCGGCGAAGCAATAACGCGGCGTGCAGTCGGTGACCATCGCCAGCGCCTTTTTCTGGCCCGGCAGGCGCACCACAGCGGCATCGCCGCCCGGTCGGATGACCGTATGGCCGCCGACGAGATGATCATACTGTTCCCAAATCCAGCGCTTGGAGGCGAGGTCGGGCGTGCCCATCAGGGTGGCGAGCGCGTCGGTCAGCGAGTCCGGCGCCTCCACTTCCCCCGCCAACACTTCGTCTTGCAGCGGCGTCGGCTCGTAGGGGCGATCATAGAGCGGCGCATCATCGACCAGCGGCGACAGCGGCAGGTCGCAGACCACGCCGCCCGACTTTTTCAGCACGATATGGCCGCTATCGGTCAGCACACCGATGGGGGCGAAATCCAGGCCCCATTTTTCGAAAATCTGCCGCGCCACGCCTTCCGATCCCGGCTTCAGGATCATCAGCATGCGTTCCTGGCTTTCGGACAGCATGATTTCGTAGGCGCTCATCCCCGTCTCGCGGGTCGGCACCTTATCGAGATCAAGCTCGATCCCCAGCCCCCCCTTGCCCGCCATTTCGACGGAGGAGGAGGTGAGGCCTGCGGCGCCCATGTCCTGGATCGCCACAATGGCATCGGTCGCCATCAGTTCCAGGCAGGCTTCCAGCAGCAGCTTTTCGGTGAAGGGGTCGCCAACCTGCACGGTCGGGCGCTTGCTTTCCGCTTCCTCGGTGAATTCGGCCGAGGCCATGGTGGCGCCGTGGATCCCGTCGCGCCCGGTCTTGGCCCCCAGGTAAATCACCTGATTGCCGACGCCCGCCGCCGCCGAATAGAAAATCTTATCGGTCTTGGCGATCCCGACGGTCATGGCATTGACCAGGATATTGCCGTTATAGGCCGGGTGAAACTGCGTCTCGCCGCCCACGGTGGGCACGCCCATACAGTTGCCGTAGCCGCCGATGCCCGACACGACGCCCGCCAGCAGATGCCGGGTCTTCGGATGCGCCGGGTCGCCGAAGCGTAGGGCGTTGAGGTTGGCAATCGGCCGCGCGCCCATCGTGAACACGTCGCGCATAATGCCGCCAACGCCGGTCGCCGCCCCCTGATAGGGTTCGATGAAGCTCGGGTGATTATGGCTTTCGATCTTGAAGATCGCCGCATCGCCGTCGCCGATATCGATCACTCCGGCGTTTTCGCCCGGCCCGCAGATGACCCAAGGGGCCGTCGTCGGCAGTTTCTTCAAGTGAATGCGCGAGGATTTATAGGAGCAATGCTCCGACCACATCACCGAGAAAACGCCCAATTCCACCAGGGTCGGCGTGCGCCCCAGGCGGGTGAGGATGCGTTGATATTCGTCGGTCTTCAGGCCGAATTCGGTGGCGTCGGCCTCGGTCGCGGGGCGCGTATCGAAGGCAAGCGTATTGGCGGTCACGAAGGGGCCTCCTTAACCGGCGATGGACTGCACGAGGCTGCGGAACAGGCCCGCACCGTCGGTCGA from Elstera cyanobacteriorum harbors:
- a CDS encoding BolA family protein, translated to MAMDAATIEAMIREALPDAQVSIQDLRGDGDHYAAHIVSAEFRGKSRVQQHQMVYAALRGKMGGELHALALQTATPDA
- the purL gene encoding phosphoribosylformylglycinamidine synthase subunit PurL — encoded protein: MTANTLAFDTRPATEADATEFGLKTDEYQRILTRLGRTPTLVELGVFSVMWSEHCSYKSSRIHLKKLPTTAPWVICGPGENAGVIDIGDGDAAIFKIESHNHPSFIEPYQGAATGVGGIMRDVFTMGARPIANLNALRFGDPAHPKTRHLLAGVVSGIGGYGNCMGVPTVGGETQFHPAYNGNILVNAMTVGIAKTDKIFYSAAAGVGNQVIYLGAKTGRDGIHGATMASAEFTEEAESKRPTVQVGDPFTEKLLLEACLELMATDAIVAIQDMGAAGLTSSSVEMAGKGGLGIELDLDKVPTRETGMSAYEIMLSESQERMLMILKPGSEGVARQIFEKWGLDFAPIGVLTDSGHIVLKKSGGVVCDLPLSPLVDDAPLYDRPYEPTPLQDEVLAGEVEAPDSLTDALATLMGTPDLASKRWIWEQYDHLVGGHTVIRPGGDAAVVRLPGQKKALAMVTDCTPRYCFADPQRGGMQAVVESWRNLTAVGAMPLAVTNNLNFGNPERPEIMGQLVGCLEGMGAACRALEYPIISGNVSLYNETNGQGILPTPVIGGVGLLEDAETSVSIAFKAEDEAIFMVGETKGWLGASLYLRELCGAEEGAPPPVDLALEKRNGDFVRSLIAEGLVTACHDVSDGGLLVAVTEMALAGDIGAEIDLPDTGPAHAIAFGEDQARYIFTTNKPDAVRKQAAAAGMVLTELGMTGGAGIIVNGDDAIDLEDLMVIHESWLPDYMENGVGSDEEDDNLYADEPAND
- the grxD gene encoding Grx4 family monothiol glutaredoxin, whose product is MTDATVRDRIHQEVTGTDVVLFMKGTPVFPMCGFSAAVVQVLNHLNVPFKGINVLDDPGIRQGIKDYTNWPTIPQLYVKGEFIGGCDIIREMFESGELLEMFNTKGINVQAA